A portion of the Punica granatum isolate Tunisia-2019 chromosome 7, ASM765513v2, whole genome shotgun sequence genome contains these proteins:
- the LOC116214130 gene encoding pentatricopeptide repeat-containing protein At3g22470, mitochondrial-like: protein MGHHAAAIGLIKTVNVAGVNYDLHSFSIWMNCLCRSKRVDLGFAVMGRMLKLGFKPDVVTLTTLVNGLCIVGKLSRAVELVDVMEERGFEPNAVTYGAIIKGLVRTGKTSLALGLLEKWEGRRSCRVSVVTYSTVLEGLCKEGRLMEALKLFHRMIDQGVQPNVVTYTTLIHARCLERQWEEVELLLNEMTQRGITPDVRTFNTILDAFCKDGMLFEAESILDTMIRRYIEPTIVTYNSLIAGYSLQNRMDDAENIFRLMGERGCSPDVFTYNTLVDGCCKGKRLDEAVIVYREMLHKGLVPNVVTYNILIGGFCHIDNFRAAEELFKEMQDAGHHPNLQTYAILLDGYCKHDHLNKALALFRQMEEQGVSPNIVIYNILLHGMCNNEKLEDAKRCFRTLLGKGCQPDVVTFSTLINGLCKEGHVYEAHTLLQEMGESGCSPDSATFNILIRASLKNNEELVALELIRKMRDSGFAVDLSTMELLLDDRLDPNILECIKELLP, encoded by the coding sequence ATGGGGCATCACGCTGCCGCTATTGGTCTAATCAAAACGGTGAATGTTGCCGGTGTTAACTATGACCTCCATAGTTTCAGTATTTGGATGAACTGCCTATGTCGATCGAAAAGGGTGGATCTTGGATTTGCTGTTATGGGCAGAATGCTCAAACTCGGCTTTAAACCAGACGTGGTGACCTTGACCACTCTGGTCAATGGACTATGCATTGTGGGAAAACTTTCCAGAGCTGTGGAGTTAGTCGATGTTATGGAGGAGAGAGGGTTCGAGCCCAATGCAGTCACGTATGGAGCGATAATTAAGGGCTTAGTTAGGACAGGCAAGACGTCTCTGGCCCTCGGATTGCTCGAGAAGTGGGAGGGCAGAAGAAGCTGCAGGGTGAGTGTTGTTACATACAGCACTGTACTCGAGGGTCTATGCAAGGAAGGAAGGTTGATGGAGGCTTTGAAGCTCTTCCACAGGATGATTGATCAGGGTGTTCAACCCAATGTCGTCACATATACCACCTTGATTCATGCTAGGTGCTTAGAAAGACAATGGGAAGAGGTTGAGTTGCTCTTAAACGAAATGACTCAAAGGGGCATCACCCCAGATGTTCGAACCTTCAACACGATACTAGATGCATTTTGTAAGGATGGGATGCTTTTTGAAGCGGAGTCCATTCTTGATACTATGATTCGAAGATATATTGAGCCTACGATTGTCACGTACAATTCTCTGATTGCTGGATACTCTCTCCAGAATAGAATGGATGATGCTGAGAATATATTTCGTTTGATGGGGGAAAGGGGTTGCTCCCCCGATGTTTTTACTTATAACACACTGGTAGATGGATGTTGTAAGGGGAAAAGATTGGACGAGGCAGTGATTGTGTATCGTGAAATGCTTCACAAGGGTTTGGTTCCAAATGTCGTGACATATAACATTCTTATTGGCGGCTTCTGTCATATCGATAACTTCCGTGCTGCTGAGGAGCTTTTCAAGGAGATGCAAGATGCTGGTCATCATCCAAACCTTCAAACGTATGCTATCCTCTTGGATGGATATTGTAAACACGATCACCTCAATAAAGCATTGGCATTGTTCCGACAAATGGAAGAGCAAGGGGTCAGTCCCAACATTGTAATCTATAATATCCTCCTACACGGCATGTGCAATAACGAGAAACTCGAAGATGCCAAGAGATGCTTTAGAACCTTGCTTGGGAAAGGGTGTCAGCCAGACGTGGTGACGTTTAGCACTCTCATAAATGGATTATGTAAGGAAGGCCATGTATACGAGGCCCATACGTTGCTCCAAGAAATGGGAGAGAGCGGATGTTCTCCGGATTCTGCCACTTTTAACATTCTAATTAGGGCTTCTCTTAAGAACAATGAAGAGTTAGTTGCTCTAGAGCTTATCCGAAAAATGCGTGATAGTGGCTTTGCTGTAGATTTGTCGACAATGGAATTGCTCTTAGACGATAGATTAGATCCGAACATTCTAGAATGCATTAAAGAGCTTCTTCCATAA
- the LOC116214132 gene encoding obg-like ATPase 1 — translation MPPKAAKSKEAPAERPILGRFSSHLKIGIVGLPNVGKSTLFNTLTKLSIPAENFPFCTIEPNEARVYIPDERFEWLCQLYKPKSEVSAFLEIHDIAGLVQGAHQGQGLGNSFLSHIRAVDGIFHVLRAFEDPDIIHVDDSVDPVRDLEVISAELRLKDIEFMEKKIEDLEKSMKRSNDKQLKIEHELCQRIKAWLTDGKDVRLGDWKAADIEILNTFQLLSAKPVVYLVNMNERDYQRKKNKFLPKIHAWVQEHGGEPIIPFSCVLERNLADMPEDEAAKYCEENKVQSALPKIIKTGFSAINLIYFFTAGPDEVKCWQIRRQTKAPQAAGAIHSDFERGFICAEVMKFEDLKELESESAVKAAGKYRQEGKTYVVQDGDIIFFKFNVSGGGKK, via the exons ATGCCTCCCAAGGCCGCCAAGTCGAAGGAAGCGCCCGCCGAGAGGCCAATTCTTGGCCGATTCTCTTCCCACCTCAAGATTGGCATC GTCGGGTTGCCTAATGTTGGGAAATCCACTCTCTTCAACACACTCACCAAATTATCTATTCCAGCTGAGAACTTCCCCTTTTGCACCATCGAACCTAACGAGGCCCGAGTTTATATTCCCGATGAGCGGTTTGAGTGGCTTTGCCAATTGTATAAACCAAAAAGCGAG GTCTCAGCATTCTTGGAAATCCACGATATAGCTGGACTGGTCCAAGGTGCTCATCAAGGACAGGGCTTGGGCAACAGTTTCCTCTCGCACATTCGTGCTGTTGATGGGATCTTCCATGTTTTAC GCGCTTTTGAAGATCCAGATATTATTCATGTTGATGACTCAGTGGATCCTGTGAGGGATCTAGAGGTTATTAGTGCAGAATTGCGGTTGAAG GATATTGAATTTATGGAGAAGAAAATTGAGGATCTTGAGAAGAGCATGAAGAGGAGCAACGACAAGCAATTAAAGATAGAGCATGAACTATGTCAAAGG ATCAAGGCATGGCTGACTGATGGAAAAGATGTCCGTCTGGGGGACTGGAAGGCTGCTGATATTGAGATATTGAACACCTTTCAATTGCTTAGTGCTAAGCCAGTGGTCTACCTG GTCAACATGAACGAGAGAGATTACCAGAGGAAAAAGAACAAGTTTTTGCCCAAGATTCATGCTTG GGTTCAAGAACACGGTGGGGAGCCAATTATTCCTTTCAGTTGTGTGTTGGAGAGAAATCTTGCTGATATGCCAGAAGATGAAGCAGCTAAGTATTGCGAGGAAAACAAAGTACAAAG TGCACTCCCGAAGATAATAAAGACGGGATTCTCAGCAATTAATCTCATATACTTTTTCACAGCAGGCCCTGATGAG GTGAAATGCTGGCAAATTAGAAGGCAGACAAAAGCTCCTCAGGCTGCAGGAGCTATTCATTCTGATTTTGAGAGGGGTTTCATCTGTGCAGAG GTCATGAAATTTGAAGATCTAAAAGAGCTCGAAAGTGAATCAGCTGTCAAG GCTGCTGGGAAGTATAGGCAGGAAGGGAAGACTTATGTGGTTCAAGATGGGGACATAATATTCTTTAAATTCAATGTGTCTGG
- the LOC116214134 gene encoding F-box/FBD/LRR-repeat protein At4g26340-like isoform X1 has product MEWERSFRRKARKGEAGLAAEMDVDKFSTLPEHVQHHILSFIPSIEEVANTSLVSKSWLGTWRSFLITDFKPWLILPDADVSDFMETGLGEYGKSFVKFVDGALMRSREGMPRFGFFVNAELAPHLDRWLGMALDCHVKELSINIMSDLPYSIPARVLSAHFIKTLTLTGGVEIDGISAVSLPSLRLLHLVCTLIDNQMFQRLLGGCPLLEDLSLCSCGLLSEIKVPNLHYLERVTVAGMGPEIKVVSIEAPGLESFKLDRGYQYVRVRDIGLAVHVSPNVRGTRIQYSQSNSRRLVEFSSSTRDCNIDTNKVVYNITTITYMQNFTVNKLC; this is encoded by the exons ATGGAGTGGGAAAGGAGTTTCCGCCGGAAGGCGAGGAAAGGAGAGGCGGGGCTGGCGGCCGAGATGGATGTTGACAAATTCTCGACTTTGCCCGAGCATGTCCAGCATCACATCCTCTCCTTCATACCGAGCATCGAGGAAGTAGCGAATACCAGTTTGGTGTCGAAGTCGTGGTTGGGGACCTGGCGATCGTTCCTGATTACCGACTTCAAACCATGGCTCATCCTACCGGACGCGGATGTCAGCGACTTCATGGAAACCGGGCTCGGCGAGTACGGTAAGAGTTTCGTCAAGTTCGTGGACGGTGCCCTGATGAGGTCCCGCGAGGGGATGCCGAGGTTCGGGTTCTTTGTGAACGCGGAGTTGGCTCCTCACCTCGATCGATGGTTAGGTATGGCCTTAGACTGTCACGTTAAGGAGCTAAGCATAAACATCATGTCCGATTTGCCATACTCGATTCCCGCAAGGGTTTTATCTGCTCACTTCATCAAGACCTTAACATTGACTGGTGGGGTAGAGATTGATGGGATTAGTGCCGTGAGCCTTCCGTCTCTGCGATTGCTTCATTTGGTATGTACTCTTATTGACAATCAGATGTTTCAGAGACTCCTCGGCGGCTGCCCTTTACTTGAAGATCTTTCTTTGTGCTCCTGCGGTCTCTTATCTGAGATCAAAGTTCCAAATCTCCATTATCTCGAGAGAGTAACGGTGGCTGGGATGGGCCCTGAGATTAAGGTTGTCAGTATTGAAGCCCCGGGCTTGGAAAGCTTTAAGCTTGATCGCGGATACCAATATGTGCGTGTACGGGACATTGGTTTAGCAGTTCATGTAAGTCCAAATGTCAG GGGGACAAGGATTCAATACAGCCAATCGAATAGCCGTCGGCTAGTCGAATTCAGCTCATCCACAAGAGATTGCAACATTGACACCAACAAAGTTGTATACAACATAACAACCATTACATATATGCAAAACTTCACTGTTAATAAGCTCTGCTAG
- the LOC116214134 gene encoding F-box/FBD/LRR-repeat protein At4g26340-like isoform X2, with product MEWERSFRRKARKGEAGLAAEMDVDKFSTLPEHVQHHILSFIPSIEEVANTSLVSKSWLGTWRSFLITDFKPWLILPDADVSDFMETGLGEYGKSFVKFVDGALMRSREGMPRFGFFVNAELAPHLDRWLGMALDCHVKELSINIMSDLPYSIPARVLSAHFIKTLTLTGGVEIDGISAVSLPSLRLLHLVCTLIDNQMFQRLLGGCPLLEDLSLCSCGLLSEIKVPNLHYLERVTVAGMGPEIKVVSIEAPGLESFKLDRGYQYVRVRDIGLAVHGDKDSIQPIE from the exons ATGGAGTGGGAAAGGAGTTTCCGCCGGAAGGCGAGGAAAGGAGAGGCGGGGCTGGCGGCCGAGATGGATGTTGACAAATTCTCGACTTTGCCCGAGCATGTCCAGCATCACATCCTCTCCTTCATACCGAGCATCGAGGAAGTAGCGAATACCAGTTTGGTGTCGAAGTCGTGGTTGGGGACCTGGCGATCGTTCCTGATTACCGACTTCAAACCATGGCTCATCCTACCGGACGCGGATGTCAGCGACTTCATGGAAACCGGGCTCGGCGAGTACGGTAAGAGTTTCGTCAAGTTCGTGGACGGTGCCCTGATGAGGTCCCGCGAGGGGATGCCGAGGTTCGGGTTCTTTGTGAACGCGGAGTTGGCTCCTCACCTCGATCGATGGTTAGGTATGGCCTTAGACTGTCACGTTAAGGAGCTAAGCATAAACATCATGTCCGATTTGCCATACTCGATTCCCGCAAGGGTTTTATCTGCTCACTTCATCAAGACCTTAACATTGACTGGTGGGGTAGAGATTGATGGGATTAGTGCCGTGAGCCTTCCGTCTCTGCGATTGCTTCATTTGGTATGTACTCTTATTGACAATCAGATGTTTCAGAGACTCCTCGGCGGCTGCCCTTTACTTGAAGATCTTTCTTTGTGCTCCTGCGGTCTCTTATCTGAGATCAAAGTTCCAAATCTCCATTATCTCGAGAGAGTAACGGTGGCTGGGATGGGCCCTGAGATTAAGGTTGTCAGTATTGAAGCCCCGGGCTTGGAAAGCTTTAAGCTTGATCGCGGATACCAATATGTGCGTGTACGGGACATTGGTTTAGCAGTTCAT GGGGACAAGGATTCAATACAGCCAATCGAATAG